The region TTCGCTAACCGATTCTTTTTTTCAGACTCTGCCTAAGAGCTTATATTTTGCTTTTGTTCTTTTTTGGCTGGGAGTTGCCTTGTTTTTTAACGGGGTAAATCCGATTGCGGAGTTTGGAGTTAATACAAAATTCCTATATCTCTACTCCTTTTTGTTGCTTATCCTGCTAATCGCGGTAAAGATATTGGTAACATGGCTAACGGAAAAAGGGTTTGTTGAGTGGTCTATCTACTTGTTGCTAAAGTATGAGTGGGCTGCTGCACTGATCTCTTTATTCATTGGGTTGCTTTCTACCTTTGCGTGGTACGCTTTGCTCAAAAAACGTCTGCTTAAGCGCGACTATGTGTAGGGGGGATCATTGATGAAATTGCCGATTCGCGTTTCAGAGGAAAGCAGGGAGCCGATCTATCATCAAATTGAGTCACAGATTAAAGCACTAATTATGGGAGGACAGCTTCCTTCTGGTACACCATTACCCTCTATCCGAGCGTTAGCGAATGATCTATCCTGTAGTGTTATCACAACAAGACGAGCCTACCAGAATCTAGAAAGCCAGAAATTCATTAAGACCCTTCAAGGCAAAGGGACGTTCGTTAGTGAGGTAGACGCTCAGCATAAGGAAGAGGAAATCGAGAAAATCCTGTATGAAGCCCTCCATAAGTCCATTGAGCAAGGAATACAAATGGGGATAGATATTAACAGAATGCGCGTGCTATTTGAAAATATTTTAGAAGATATCCATTCGGAGCATAAGGAGTGATAAACCATGACATCTTCCGCATTAACGCTTGTAGGGTTGAGCAAAGAATATAAGTCTTTCACACTAGGCCCTGTTGATTTTGAAGTTCAACGTGGGACGGTTGTCTCCTTAATAGGAACCAACGGATCAGGAAAAAGCACTTTATTTCATACGATTATGGGTATTGTTCAGCCTGAAAAAGGAACGGTTCAGGTATTTGGCGAGGACTATAAAAAAAATGAAGTAGCATGGAAGCAAAAAGTGGGCTATGTCGGTGAGCAATACGGAACATTAGCGTACCTTACTGTTAAGGAAATAGCTGCTTTTGTATCACGCTGGTACCCTTCGTGGGACCAACATAAATACTTAGGACTTCTGAAACGCTATCAGATTGATGAAAATAAGAAATTTAATAAGAGTTCTAAAGGAACAAGAAGAAAAATCGAATTTATTCTTGCTATGTCACATTCACCTGAGCTATTGCTTCTTGATGAGCCTTCTGAGGGTGTAGATATCGTTTCACAGAGAAAGATGAAAGAGGACCTTTTAGAGTACATGAATAACGAAAATCACACGATTGTGATTGCCACTCATATTCTTGATGAAGTAAGGCAAATAAGTGATTACATTTGTGTACTAGATCAAGGTAAAATCGTTACAGCCTTTGAAAAGGATGAGATCTATGAGAAGTGGGCAAGACTATGGGTATCTGATTTGACGGACACTGTAAGAAATCACCAGCATACTTTGGACGTGACACATCCTCCTTTACAGCTTGTAACAGACAATGTGGAGTCCACTGAGGCTCTGTTAGAGCAAGAAGGAATTCAAGTGACACACAGGCAATCCTTGAGCCTAGATGAAGTTATAACGTTTATTTTGGAAGCAGCTAGTCACTCTAAAGAATAGTAGAATTTAATAATTTATTGAAGGTAATTGATTTGGTTAAAAGTGTAGGATTCCGTTAACGTAATCGATGAAAAATAAAGTTTAACTTGACGTGTGGCTGAATCATTCTTATAATACGTAGTAACATAATTTCACAATTGTTTGCGATGAAAAGGACATGAACGACTTTCTTCCTTCTTCCAGAGAATAGGGTCTAAGGCTGTGAGCCCTTAAGAATAGAAAAGAGTTTACCACCTTGAGCTGTTATGGGGAACAGATGCGTTTGCATGTCAGTATCTATAACCGGTGCTGAGCCGTTATCTAATGAAGCATAGGACAGGAGTGTTTTCCTTTTAGTTAACGCTTTTGTCATATGGAAGTAGGGTGGAACCACGATGAGTATAACTCGTCCCTAGGATAGGGACGGGTTTTTTTTGATGCCCAAAAATCTGATCAATGAAACAATGATGTAATTTGTAGTACACAGGGAATGTTGAGCAGTACCACAAAAAAAATGAACAACAAGTATAGGAGTGTGAACGAAAATGTCAATGATTAACGTACAGCTACCAGATGGAGCAAAACGTGAAATTGAACAAGGGTCAGATGTAGCAGCAGTAGCATTTTCCATCAGTCCAGGTCTAAAGAAAAAAGCAGTAGCAGGTAAAATTAACGGTAAGCTAGTGGATCTTTCTGCTGCCGTGCAGGATGGAGATATCGTTGAAATTGTTACTCAGGATTCTGCTGAGGCTTTGGAGGTTATGCGTCATAGTACAGCGCACTTAATGGCACAAGCTGTTAAGAGAATATACGGAGATGTGAAGCTTGGTGTAGGACCAGTGATTGAATCAGGCTTTTATTATGATATGGATCTTGCTGAATCTATTACAGCTGAGGATCTTCCCAAGATTGAGAAGGAAATGAACAAAATTATTAATGAGAACATTCCTGTTGAACGTATTGTGGTCAGCAGAGAGGAAGCTCTTAAAATGTATGAGGATATCGGCGATGAGTTTAAGCTCGAGCTTATTCAGGAGCTCCCTGAAGGAGAGGAAATTACGATCTACAAGCAAGGTGAATTCTTTGACCTTTGCCGAGGTCCACATGTTCCTTCAACAGGAAAAATCAAAGCGATTAA is a window of Bacillus horti DNA encoding:
- a CDS encoding GntR family transcriptional regulator, translating into MKLPIRVSEESREPIYHQIESQIKALIMGGQLPSGTPLPSIRALANDLSCSVITTRRAYQNLESQKFIKTLQGKGTFVSEVDAQHKEEEIEKILYEALHKSIEQGIQMGIDINRMRVLFENILEDIHSEHKE
- a CDS encoding ABC transporter ATP-binding protein, whose protein sequence is MTSSALTLVGLSKEYKSFTLGPVDFEVQRGTVVSLIGTNGSGKSTLFHTIMGIVQPEKGTVQVFGEDYKKNEVAWKQKVGYVGEQYGTLAYLTVKEIAAFVSRWYPSWDQHKYLGLLKRYQIDENKKFNKSSKGTRRKIEFILAMSHSPELLLLDEPSEGVDIVSQRKMKEDLLEYMNNENHTIVIATHILDEVRQISDYICVLDQGKIVTAFEKDEIYEKWARLWVSDLTDTVRNHQHTLDVTHPPLQLVTDNVESTEALLEQEGIQVTHRQSLSLDEVITFILEAASHSKE